A genomic region of Magnolia sinica isolate HGM2019 chromosome 6, MsV1, whole genome shotgun sequence contains the following coding sequences:
- the LOC131248090 gene encoding metacaspase-1 isoform X2, giving the protein MRRVPSCHRDRRSPQRRCSSSSSASSLSPQPRPTRPTSVGPREQEGGDLRDLVPLLTARAQGLHQRRQVHALPTRQSLQVPRILHHHAHRWIAEEETDPYKIPTKNNLRMALFWLTQGCQPGDSLVFHYSGHGSRQLNRNGDEADGYDETLCPLDFETQGMIVDDEINATLVRPLPRGAKLHAIVDACHSGTVLDLPFLCRMNRSGQYIWEDHRPRSGMWKGTNGGEAISFSGCDDDQTSADTSALSRITSTGAMTFCFIQAIERGHGATYGSILNSMRTTIRNTGNDMGGGAVTSVISMLLTGGSVSGGLRQEPQLTSFEPFDVYSKPFAL; this is encoded by the exons ATGCGCCGTGTGCCAAGCTGTCACCGAGATCGCCGATCCCCGCAGCGCCgctgctcctcctcctcctctgcaTCATCCCTCTCCCCACAACCACGCCCCACCCGGCCCACCTCCGTCGGCCCACGGGAGCAAGAAGGCGGTGATCTGCGGGATCTCGTACCGCTACTCACGGCACGAGCTCAAGGGCTGCATCAACGACGCCAAGTGCATGCGCTACCTACTCGTCAATCGCTTCAAGTTCCCCGAATCCTCCATCATCATGCTCACCG TTGGATTGCAGAAGAAGAAACTGATCCATATAAGATTCCAACTAAGAACAACCTGCGGATGGCATTATTTTGGCTCACGCAGGGCTGTCAACCGGGAGACTCACTAGTATTTCACTACTCCGGCCATGGTTCACGGCAGCTGAACCGTAATGGGGATGAAGCTGATGGATATGATGAAACCCTTTGTCCTCTGGACTTTGAAACGCAGGGCATGATTGTTGATGATGAAATCAATGCAACACTTGTCAGACCACTCCCTCGTGGAGCTAAGCTTCATGCAATTGTAGATGCTTGCCATAGTGGCACAGTACTTGATTTGCCATTCCTCTGCAGAATGAATAG GAGTGGGCAGTACATATGGGAGGACCACCGTCCTCGATCAGGCATGTGGAAAGGGACAAACGGTGGGGAAGCCATTTCCTTCAGTGGTTGTGACGATGATCAAACATCTGCCGATACATCT GCATTATCAAGGATCACCTCAACAGGTGCGATGACTTTCTGTTTCATCCAAGCGATCGAGCGTGGGCATGGAGCTACATATGGGAGCATACTGAATTCCATGAGGACCACCATTCGTAATACTGGTAATGACATGGGTGGCGGTGCGGTAACATCAGTCATCAGCATGCTTTTGACAGGGGGCAGCGTCAGCGGTGGTTTAAGACAG GAGCCGCAGTTAACTTCTTTCGAACCGTTTGACGTGTACTCAAAGCCCTTTGCGCTGTGA
- the LOC131248090 gene encoding metacaspase-1 isoform X1 — translation MHMLVNCSNCRIPLQLPAGATSIRCAVCQAVTEIADPRSAAAPPPPLHHPSPHNHAPPGPPPSAHGSKKAVICGISYRYSRHELKGCINDAKCMRYLLVNRFKFPESSIIMLTEEETDPYKIPTKNNLRMALFWLTQGCQPGDSLVFHYSGHGSRQLNRNGDEADGYDETLCPLDFETQGMIVDDEINATLVRPLPRGAKLHAIVDACHSGTVLDLPFLCRMNRSGQYIWEDHRPRSGMWKGTNGGEAISFSGCDDDQTSADTSALSRITSTGAMTFCFIQAIERGHGATYGSILNSMRTTIRNTGNDMGGGAVTSVISMLLTGGSVSGGLRQEPQLTSFEPFDVYSKPFAL, via the exons ATGCATATGCTGGTGAATTGCTCCAACTGCAGGATCCCACTGCAGCTCCCGGCCGGCGCAACATCGATAAGATGCGCCGTGTGCCAAGCTGTCACCGAGATCGCCGATCCCCGCAGCGCCgctgctcctcctcctcctctgcaTCATCCCTCTCCCCACAACCACGCCCCACCCGGCCCACCTCCGTCGGCCCACGGGAGCAAGAAGGCGGTGATCTGCGGGATCTCGTACCGCTACTCACGGCACGAGCTCAAGGGCTGCATCAACGACGCCAAGTGCATGCGCTACCTACTCGTCAATCGCTTCAAGTTCCCCGAATCCTCCATCATCATGCTCACCG AAGAAGAAACTGATCCATATAAGATTCCAACTAAGAACAACCTGCGGATGGCATTATTTTGGCTCACGCAGGGCTGTCAACCGGGAGACTCACTAGTATTTCACTACTCCGGCCATGGTTCACGGCAGCTGAACCGTAATGGGGATGAAGCTGATGGATATGATGAAACCCTTTGTCCTCTGGACTTTGAAACGCAGGGCATGATTGTTGATGATGAAATCAATGCAACACTTGTCAGACCACTCCCTCGTGGAGCTAAGCTTCATGCAATTGTAGATGCTTGCCATAGTGGCACAGTACTTGATTTGCCATTCCTCTGCAGAATGAATAG GAGTGGGCAGTACATATGGGAGGACCACCGTCCTCGATCAGGCATGTGGAAAGGGACAAACGGTGGGGAAGCCATTTCCTTCAGTGGTTGTGACGATGATCAAACATCTGCCGATACATCT GCATTATCAAGGATCACCTCAACAGGTGCGATGACTTTCTGTTTCATCCAAGCGATCGAGCGTGGGCATGGAGCTACATATGGGAGCATACTGAATTCCATGAGGACCACCATTCGTAATACTGGTAATGACATGGGTGGCGGTGCGGTAACATCAGTCATCAGCATGCTTTTGACAGGGGGCAGCGTCAGCGGTGGTTTAAGACAG GAGCCGCAGTTAACTTCTTTCGAACCGTTTGACGTGTACTCAAAGCCCTTTGCGCTGTGA